Proteins found in one Arachis stenosperma cultivar V10309 chromosome 8, arast.V10309.gnm1.PFL2, whole genome shotgun sequence genomic segment:
- the LOC130944252 gene encoding receptor-like protein kinase 7, translating into MLPAPSSHHTLLLLFVSSLILAVNSDDRQLLLDFKSTLQSPNPNAFLSWTPDNSVCVFNGVTCDASNSVTGINLSNRSLTGVLDFHNLCRIQSLQTLELGFNSLHGKISDDIRNCTGLKFLDLGNNNFYGTFPDISPLNKLQYLFLNQSGFSGTFPWQSLLNMTDSLLQLSVGDNPFDLTPFPKEVVSLKKLNWLYLSNCSLGGKIPVGIGNLTELTELEFSDNFVTGELPGEIVNLKKLWQLTFYNNSLSGKLPFGFRNLTGLNYFDGSMNKLEGDLTEVKFLTNLVSFQLFENGFSGEIPKEIGEFKSLKALSLYRNKLIGEIPQRLGSWTEFDFVDVSENMLSGPIPPDMCKKGKMTALLVLQNKLTGSIPETYASCNTLNRFRVSNNSLSGSVPGGIWGLPNVDIIDIELNNLEGSVTSDIKSAKKLAQIYARKNRLSGQIPKEISEASLLVTIDLSENQVSGEIPDSIGELKQLGSLYLQKNELTGSIPKSIGSCTTLNDVDLSMNSLSGKIPSSLGSLPALNSLNMSRNQLSGEIPESLALLRLSLFDLSENRLTGEIPQALTIQAYNGSLAGNPGLCSVDLIGSFPRCSKDSGMSKGLRTLVICIPIGLVVVMLCLALYLKKKNKKKVKCGGGERSLKEEYSWDVKSFHVLSFTENEILDSIKQENLIGKGGSGNVYRVILSNGKELAVKHIWNTDVDWRTKKSRSWSTGSGSGTPMLAGKRTRKSKEFDAEVQALSSIRHVNVVKLYCSITSEDSSLLVYEYLPNGSLWDKLHTGGKMELDWEIRYEIAVGSAKGLEYLHHSCERPVIHRDVKSSNILLDEFLKPRIADFGLAKIVQANVAKDSTQVIAGTHGYIAPEYGYTYKVNEKSDVYSFGVVLMELVTGKRPIEAEFGENKDIVSLVHSKAQNKEMFRSVVDARIPEMYKEEACKVLRTAVICTATLPAMRPTMRTVVQMLEDAEPCKLVGIVINKDGTQNKIRANAK; encoded by the exons ATGCTTCCCGCCCCTTCTTCGCACCACactcttctccttctcttcGTTTCCTCATTAATCCTCGCCGTTAATTCTGACGATCGTCAACTCCTCCTCGACTTTAAGTCAACCCTTCAATCACCAAACCCCAACGCCTTCCTATCATGGACCCCTGACAACTCCGTTTGCGTCTTCAACGGCGTTACGTGTGACGCTTCCAATTCCGTTACCGGAATCAACCTCTCCAACCGTTCCCTCACCGGCGTTCTTGATTTTCACAATCTCTGCCGCATCCAGTCTCTCCAGACTCTCGAGCTCGGTTTCAACTCTCTCCATGGAAAAATCTCCGACGACATCAGAAACTGCACCGGGCTCAAGTTCTTGGACCTTGGGAACAACAACTTCTACGGAACGTTCCCTGACATCTCACCGTTAAACAAACTGCAGTACCTGTTCTTGAACCAGAGCGGTTTCTCCGGAACTTTTCCATGGCAGTCACTGTTGAACATGACGGATTCTCTGTTACAGTTAAGCGTTGGTGATAACCCCTTCGATCTCACGCCATTTCCGAAAGAAGTTGTTAGTCTCAAGAAACTGAACTGGCTCTACCTTTCGAATTGTTCACTTGGAGGGAAAATTCCAGTCGGAATCGGCAACCTTACGGAGCTTACGGAACTGGAATTCTCCGATAACTTCGTCACCGGAGAGCTTCCCGGCGAGATCGTTAATCTGAAGAAGCTGTGGCAGCTGACGTTCTACAATAATTCCCTAAGCGGAAAGCTTCCCTTCGGTTTTCGCAACCTTACGGGACTAAACTACTTTGACGGTTCAATGAACAAACTGGAAGGCGATCTCACCGAGGTGAAGTTCTTAACCAATCTCGTTTCGTTTCAGCTCTTCGAAAACGGTTTCAGCGGTGAGATTCCGAAAGAGATAGGCGAATTCAAGAGCCTCAAGGCATTATCTCTGTATAGAAACAAATTAATTGGTGAAATCCCTCAGAGACTGGGTTCTTGGACGGAATTCGATTTCGTGGATGTTTCGGAGAACATGCTTTCTGGTCCGATTCCACCTGACATGTGCAAGAAGGGGAAAATGACTGCTCTGTTAGTGCTTCAGAACAAGCTCACCGGATCAATACCGGAAACCTACGCTTCCTGTAACACTCTTAACCGCTTCAGAGTCAGTAACAACTCGCTCTCCGGTTCCGTACCGGGAGGAATTTGGGGTCTTCCGAACGTAGATATCATAGATATTGAACTCAACAATCTAGAAGGTTCGGTTACCTCTGACATCAAGAGCGCTAAGAAACTGGCTCAGATATACGCCCGGAAGAACCGGTTATCCGGTCAGATACCAAAAGAGATTTCGGAAGCGAGTTTGTTAGTCACTATTGATCTCAGCGAGAATCAAGTTTCTGGTGAGATTCCAGATTCAATTGGAGAATTGAAACAACTCGGAAGCCTTTATTTACAGAAGAACGAGTTAACTGGATCGATACCTAAGTCTATAGGTTCTTGTACTACGCTAAACGACGTAGATTTATCGATGAACTCGCTCTCCGGCAAGATTCCTTCTTCGTTAGGATCTTTACCGGCTCTGAACTCGCTTAACATGTCCAGGAATCAACTGTCCGGCGAGATTCCGGAAAGTTTGGCGTTGCTGAGATTGAGCCTCTTTGACTTGTCGGAGAATAGGTTGACCGGGGAAATTCCTCAGGCTCTTACCATTCAAGCTTACAATGGTAGCCTCGCCGGAAACCCTGGACTCTGCAGCGTTGACTTGATCGGTTCATTTCCTCGGTGCTCTAAGGATTCTGGCATGTCAAAAGGTCTACGTACTCTTGTGATTTGCATTCCAATTGGGTTGGTTGTAGTTATGCTCTGTTTGGCGCTTtacttgaagaagaagaacaagaagaaagTGAAATGTGGAGGAGGAGAGCGTTCTCTTAAAGAGGAGTATTCATGGGACGTAAAATCCTTCCATGTTCTAAGCTTCACCGAGAACGAGATTCTTGATTCGATCAAGCAAGAGAATCTCATTGGAAAAGGAGGTTCGGGTAATGTTTACAGGGTGATATTGTCCAATGGAAAAGAGCTCGCTGTAAAGCATATATGGAACACCGATGTTGATTGGAGGACGAAGAAGTCGAGATCCTGGAGTACTGGTAGTGGCAGTGGAACGCCCATGCTGGCCGGAAAGCGCACTAGGAAGTCGAAGGAGTTTGATGCAGAGGTGCAGGCATTGAGCTCCATAAGGCATGTGAATGTGGTGAAGCTGTATTGTAGCATAACAAGTGAGGATTCTAGTCTTCTGGTGTATGAGTATTTGCCTAATGGAAGCTTGTGGGATAAGTTGCACACTGGTGGGAAGATGGAGCTTGATTGGGAGATAAGGTATGAGATTGCAGTTGGCTCGGCCAAGGGCTTGGAGTACTTGCATCACTCATGTGAGAGGCCTGTTATTCATCGGGATGTTAAGTCGAGTAACATCTTGCTTGATGAGTTCTTGAAGCCTCGGATTGCAGATTTTGGTTTGGCTAAGATTGTTCAAGCTAATGTTGCAAAGGATTCTACTCAAGTCATTGCTGGAACACATGGTTATATTGCTCCTG AATATGGCTACACTTATAAGGTGAATGAGAAGAGTGATGTGTACAGTTTTGGAGTTGTATTGATGGAACTAGTGACAGGTAAAAGGCCAATTGAAGCAGAATTTGGTGAAAACAAAGACATAGTAAGCTTGGTCCATAGTAAAGCACAGAACAAAGAAATGTTCAGGAGTGTTGTGGATGCAAGAATTCCAGAGATGtataaagaagaagcttgcaaagtgTTAAGAACTGCAGTTATATGCACAGCAACTCTTCCAGCTATGAGGCCTACCATGAGAACAGTGGTTCAAATGCTTGAAGATGCGGAGC